Proteins co-encoded in one Methylobacterium sp. WL1 genomic window:
- a CDS encoding glycoside hydrolase family 16 protein, translating to MGARVTRNKWVFPTVAAMVGLATVAGCRELKAQGEPLQLCRYKKVFADDFNDLSVSKSNNERARWSAHTPWNGDFGDAQFIDPIDIFADPEKNAPFIVKDGILKIRARKHENGKWTSGLLSSADPTTAGFALMYGYFEARMKLPPGPGVWPAFWLNSNKSKDDKTPSVEIDVLEYYGQFPDGFHSVWHIWDKVDPKKNTGGEIITSVPSGSLNDSFHTYGVDVTKEWIVFYLDRREIGRTPTPPEHTKPLMILVNLALGSGWPIDKTPNPSDLLVDYVYAFAPDEAKRDAVCKE from the coding sequence ATGGGCGCACGCGTGACGAGGAATAAATGGGTATTCCCAACCGTTGCGGCCATGGTCGGGCTCGCCACCGTGGCGGGATGTCGGGAGTTGAAAGCGCAGGGCGAGCCGCTGCAGCTCTGCCGGTATAAGAAGGTCTTCGCCGACGATTTCAACGACTTGAGCGTATCGAAGTCCAACAACGAGCGGGCGCGATGGTCGGCCCACACGCCCTGGAACGGCGATTTCGGCGATGCACAATTCATCGACCCGATCGATATCTTCGCCGACCCTGAGAAGAATGCACCGTTCATCGTCAAGGACGGAATCCTGAAGATCCGGGCCCGGAAGCACGAGAACGGGAAATGGACGTCGGGCCTCCTGTCCTCGGCCGATCCCACCACCGCCGGCTTCGCGCTGATGTACGGATATTTCGAAGCCCGGATGAAGCTTCCGCCGGGTCCGGGCGTATGGCCCGCCTTCTGGCTGAACTCGAACAAGTCGAAGGACGACAAGACGCCGTCGGTCGAGATCGACGTGCTGGAATACTACGGCCAGTTCCCGGACGGATTCCATTCGGTCTGGCACATCTGGGACAAGGTCGACCCGAAGAAGAACACCGGCGGCGAGATCATCACCTCGGTCCCGAGCGGCTCGCTGAACGACAGCTTCCACACCTACGGGGTCGATGTCACGAAGGAGTGGATCGTATTCTATCTCGACCGGCGCGAGATCGGCCGGACGCCGACGCCGCCCGAGCACACCAAGCCTCTGATGATCCTCGTCAACCTCGCCCTCGGCTCCGGCTGGCCGATCGACAAGACGCCCAACCCGTCCGACCTGCTGGTCGATTACGTCTACGCCTTCGCCCCCGACGAGGCGAAGCGCGACGCCGTCTGCAAGGAGTGA
- a CDS encoding NUDIX hydrolase, protein MTGTQTALPLRVIHRGWNTFGIATLTQPDGSTVPRALEDHGEAACVLPYDPERRVALLVRQSRVGPAFWGEPPALDEAPAGGLDGGEPEATAIREAMEEAGVQLERLERVTHAYSMPSVSSERLWLYLAPYHQADRVGPGGGLPGEGEQVEVLEVPLAELAERVRAGRLSDLKTLVLVQALMLRQPALFAA, encoded by the coding sequence ATGACCGGCACGCAGACCGCCCTGCCCCTGCGGGTGATCCACCGGGGCTGGAACACCTTCGGCATCGCCACGCTGACCCAGCCCGACGGCAGCACGGTGCCGCGGGCCCTGGAGGACCACGGCGAGGCGGCCTGCGTGCTGCCCTACGATCCCGAGCGGCGGGTGGCCCTGCTGGTCCGGCAGAGCCGGGTCGGCCCGGCCTTCTGGGGCGAGCCGCCCGCCCTCGACGAGGCGCCGGCCGGGGGCCTCGACGGCGGCGAGCCGGAGGCGACCGCGATCCGCGAGGCGATGGAGGAGGCGGGCGTGCAGCTCGAACGTCTCGAGCGTGTCACCCATGCCTACAGCATGCCGAGCGTTTCCTCGGAGCGCCTGTGGCTCTACCTCGCCCCCTACCATCAGGCCGACCGCGTCGGCCCGGGGGGCGGATTGCCCGGCGAGGGCGAGCAGGTCGAGGTGCTGGAGGTGCCTCTGGCCGAACTCGCGGAGCGGGTCCGCGCCGGGCGGCTGTCCGATCTCAAGACCCTGGTCCTGGTCCAGGCGCTGATGCTGCGCCAGCCCGCGTTGTTCGCCGCATGA
- a CDS encoding PQQ-dependent sugar dehydrogenase, with amino-acid sequence MIPASKPILSRGLATALACLGLGTLAPGGSRAQETPASSAPPATVQVDRGSALYGRPEGGDAAKLAPVAGPPLATAAAKLPLDKLKVPEGFKVEVYASGLANARSMTQAPDGTLFIGTRTVGKVYAVLPQAGPDGKRVVKTIASGLHRPNGVAFHDGALYVAELSKIWRYNDIAKHLDGAEKPTLVYDDLPKDEAHGWKFIAIGPDNKLYVPVGAPGNIVMPPDTHAQIRRIDLDGKNAEVVARGVRNTVGFDWNPKTKQLWFTDNGRDWVSEDIPNDELNVLTEPGKQHFGYPFCHQGTFTDPEYGWGHSCSEFTAPAGLLGPHTASLGMRFYTGAQFPEAYKDAVFIARHGSWNRTTKLGGDVVMAKLGPDGKVASVEPFLTGFLQDNKYAGRPADVLVAKDGSLLVSDDYNGAIYRVSYGQ; translated from the coding sequence ATGATTCCAGCCAGCAAGCCGATCCTGAGCCGCGGGCTCGCCACCGCGCTCGCCTGCCTGGGCCTCGGGACCCTCGCTCCGGGCGGATCGCGCGCTCAGGAGACGCCGGCCAGCTCGGCGCCCCCGGCCACCGTGCAGGTCGACCGCGGCTCGGCGCTCTACGGACGCCCGGAAGGCGGGGACGCGGCCAAGCTCGCCCCGGTAGCGGGGCCACCCCTGGCCACCGCCGCCGCCAAGCTGCCGCTCGACAAGCTGAAGGTGCCGGAGGGCTTCAAGGTCGAGGTCTATGCCAGCGGCCTCGCCAACGCGCGCTCGATGACGCAGGCGCCGGACGGCACGCTGTTCATCGGCACCCGCACGGTCGGCAAGGTCTACGCGGTGCTGCCGCAGGCCGGGCCGGACGGCAAGCGCGTGGTGAAGACCATCGCGTCCGGCCTCCACCGTCCGAACGGCGTCGCGTTCCACGACGGCGCCCTGTACGTGGCCGAGCTGTCCAAGATCTGGCGCTACAACGACATCGCCAAGCACCTCGATGGCGCCGAGAAGCCGACCCTCGTCTACGACGACCTGCCGAAGGACGAGGCCCATGGCTGGAAGTTCATCGCCATCGGTCCGGACAACAAGCTCTACGTCCCGGTCGGCGCGCCCGGCAACATCGTGATGCCCCCGGACACGCACGCCCAGATCCGGCGCATCGATCTCGATGGCAAGAACGCCGAGGTGGTCGCCCGCGGGGTGCGCAACACGGTGGGCTTCGACTGGAACCCGAAGACCAAGCAGCTCTGGTTCACCGACAATGGCCGCGACTGGGTCTCTGAGGACATCCCGAACGACGAGCTGAACGTGCTGACCGAACCCGGCAAGCAGCATTTCGGCTACCCGTTCTGCCACCAGGGCACGTTCACCGATCCCGAATACGGCTGGGGCCATTCCTGCTCGGAATTCACGGCCCCGGCGGGCCTGCTCGGGCCGCACACGGCCTCGCTCGGCATGCGGTTCTACACCGGCGCGCAGTTCCCGGAGGCTTACAAGGATGCGGTCTTCATCGCCCGGCACGGGTCCTGGAACCGCACGACGAAGCTCGGGGGCGACGTGGTGATGGCGAAGCTCGGCCCGGACGGCAAGGTCGCATCCGTCGAGCCGTTCCTGACCGGCTTCCTGCAGGACAACAAGTATGCCGGGCGCCCGGCGGACGTGCTGGTCGCCAAGGACGGGTCGCTGCTCGTCTCGGACGATTACAACGGCGCGATCTACCGCGTCAGCTACGGCCAGTGA
- a CDS encoding helix-turn-helix domain-containing protein encodes MSARKFFHPDRAELTLHRVLFALSDPTRLAVVSDLLMAGERASGDLLTESVPRSTMTHHLKILREAGVTRTRPEGMRCLISLRREDVGARFPGLLDAIMAHGEAEA; translated from the coding sequence ATGAGTGCCCGCAAGTTCTTTCACCCCGACCGCGCCGAGCTGACCCTGCATCGGGTGCTGTTCGCGCTAAGCGATCCGACCCGCCTCGCGGTCGTGTCGGACCTCCTAATGGCCGGCGAGCGCGCGTCCGGCGACCTCCTTACCGAAAGCGTGCCGCGATCGACCATGACGCACCATCTCAAGATCCTGCGCGAGGCCGGCGTGACGCGCACCCGGCCCGAAGGGATGCGCTGCCTGATCTCGCTGCGCCGTGAGGACGTCGGCGCCCGCTTCCCCGGCCTCCTCGACGCCATCATGGCCCATGGCGAGGCCGAAGCGTGA
- a CDS encoding inositol monophosphatase family protein, which yields MIAPDASAGDVLAALLAFTEEAAPLALAMRAEGLAMTNKGPDLGQALTEADLAVSRLLHARFGPDLIEEETADDLGHVAAKAMLAREAWTFVGDPIDGTRPFAGGLSGWGVMAAACRSGWPRAGVMNLPAWNENRSAPARTENAETAEGILFAASEGQAFWAPTRGGRRTEALRPLAPSPRRTGHVGWLAVTAQRYTVDYGRGWFPWSEGGTISDAALLATGRLDATLSNNKLWDLAPILPLFEALGFGLYHWPDLAAPPAAFIDLFDAELSAHDDLWLVCRDRDQAADLARAIRRA from the coding sequence ATGATCGCACCCGACGCCTCGGCCGGCGATGTCCTCGCCGCACTGCTCGCCTTCACCGAGGAGGCCGCGCCGCTGGCGCTCGCGATGCGCGCGGAGGGTCTCGCGATGACCAACAAGGGGCCCGACCTCGGCCAGGCGCTAACCGAGGCGGACCTCGCCGTGAGCCGCCTGCTGCACGCGCGGTTCGGCCCCGACCTGATCGAGGAAGAGACCGCCGACGACCTCGGGCACGTGGCCGCCAAGGCGATGCTGGCGCGCGAGGCCTGGACCTTCGTGGGCGACCCGATCGACGGCACACGACCGTTCGCGGGCGGCCTGTCGGGCTGGGGCGTGATGGCGGCGGCCTGCCGGTCGGGCTGGCCCCGCGCGGGCGTGATGAACCTGCCAGCCTGGAACGAGAATCGCTCCGCCCCCGCCCGCACGGAGAATGCGGAGACCGCCGAGGGCATCTTGTTCGCCGCCTCCGAGGGTCAGGCGTTCTGGGCGCCGACCCGGGGCGGGCGCCGGACGGAGGCGCTGCGCCCGTTGGCCCCCTCCCCCCGCCGGACCGGCCATGTCGGCTGGCTCGCGGTCACCGCCCAGCGCTACACCGTGGATTACGGGCGCGGCTGGTTTCCCTGGAGCGAGGGCGGCACGATCTCGGACGCAGCGCTCCTCGCCACGGGCCGGCTCGACGCGACCTTGAGCAACAACAAGCTGTGGGACCTGGCGCCGATCCTGCCGCTGTTCGAGGCCCTGGGATTCGGCCTCTACCACTGGCCCGACCTCGCCGCCCCGCCGGCCGCCTTCATCGACCTGTTCGACGCGGAGCTGTCCGCCCACGACGACCTCTGGCTGGTCTGCCGGGATCGGGACCAGGCGGCCGACCTGGCGAGGGCGATCCGCCGGGCCTAG
- a CDS encoding MOSC N-terminal beta barrel domain-containing protein produces MQAALEIGLLGLYRYPVKGLSPEPLERAELETSGFFPGDRLYAIENGPSGFNPVAPRHQPKTKYLMLMRDEALARLRTRYDDATATLTVEHAGETLAFRLDTEAGRDGLADLMRHYLPESLRGEPKVLAAPPQYRFTDSPTGYVSLINRASVTAVEDYLGAPVDPLRFRGNLLVDGLAPFAELDMVGRVIEAPSGLRLKVTKRTVRCAATNVDPVSGVRDLDIPWTLDARLGHRDLGVYAEVIAGGALAVGDTLRTVG; encoded by the coding sequence ATGCAAGCCGCGCTCGAAATCGGCCTCCTCGGCCTCTACCGCTACCCCGTGAAGGGTCTGAGCCCCGAGCCCTTGGAACGGGCGGAGCTGGAGACCAGCGGCTTCTTCCCAGGGGACCGACTCTACGCCATCGAGAACGGGCCTTCGGGCTTCAACCCGGTGGCGCCGCGGCACCAGCCCAAGACCAAGTACCTGATGCTGATGCGCGACGAGGCGCTGGCCCGCCTGCGCACCCGTTACGACGACGCCACCGCGACCCTCACGGTGGAGCATGCCGGCGAAACGCTGGCCTTCCGGCTCGACACGGAGGCCGGTCGCGACGGGCTCGCCGACCTGATGCGGCACTACCTCCCGGAGAGCCTGCGGGGTGAGCCGAAGGTCCTCGCGGCGCCGCCGCAATACCGGTTCACCGATTCGCCCACCGGCTACGTCTCGCTGATCAACCGGGCGAGCGTGACGGCCGTCGAAGACTATCTCGGCGCGCCGGTCGATCCGCTGCGGTTCCGTGGCAACCTGCTGGTCGATGGGCTGGCGCCGTTCGCCGAGCTCGACATGGTCGGGCGGGTGATCGAGGCCCCGAGCGGATTGCGGCTCAAGGTGACCAAGCGCACGGTGCGCTGCGCCGCCACCAACGTCGATCCGGTGAGCGGCGTGCGCGACCTCGACATCCCCTGGACTCTCGACGCACGGCTCGGCCACCGCGACCTCGGCGTCTACGCCGAGGTGATCGCCGGCGGAGCGCTGGCCGTGGGCGATACGCTGCGCACCGTCGGTTGA
- a CDS encoding MFS transporter, with product MFALGLDAYVVAGLLPKIGATFDISAGEAGQAVTVFTLAYALAAPICAGLLAGRPVRRVLGVALAIFTLANLLSALATGLFGLLLARALAGLAAGLYAPVAITSAAALVDPGRKGRALALTLGGMSTGTVIGVPAGLWIADRLGWQGALWMVMILGAAATAGILARLPDIIAAEPPSWRARAALLTDSAIVATVAVTFLTAIASLGLYTYLASLLERAGLGGAAASHFWAWGIGGMVGSFSVGPLIDRTRDPRRIMAVILAALTLALAWLPGLLGVSLLGYLPVLLWGAMGWASQAPQQHALLHLRPEHGSVSVALNSSANYLGGAAGAALGGVVVTLAGISALPVAAAAVAAGGLALQVVILAHARRVAGG from the coding sequence ATGTTCGCCCTGGGCTTGGATGCGTACGTGGTCGCGGGGCTGCTCCCGAAGATCGGAGCCACGTTCGACATTAGCGCCGGCGAAGCCGGACAGGCTGTCACGGTCTTCACGTTGGCTTACGCCCTGGCGGCGCCGATCTGCGCAGGTCTGCTCGCCGGACGGCCGGTGCGGCGCGTGCTCGGCGTGGCGCTTGCGATCTTCACTCTAGCGAACCTTTTGAGCGCCCTCGCGACCGGCCTGTTCGGGCTGCTCCTGGCCCGGGCGCTCGCCGGCCTCGCGGCCGGCCTCTACGCTCCGGTCGCGATCACATCGGCGGCGGCCCTGGTGGATCCGGGCCGCAAAGGGCGCGCGCTGGCGCTGACGCTGGGCGGCATGAGCACCGGGACGGTGATCGGCGTTCCGGCCGGGTTGTGGATCGCCGACAGGCTCGGCTGGCAGGGCGCGCTCTGGATGGTGATGATCCTGGGTGCGGCAGCGACTGCCGGCATCCTGGCGCGCCTGCCCGACATCATCGCCGCGGAGCCGCCGTCCTGGCGCGCGCGGGCGGCCTTGCTGACCGACTCAGCCATCGTCGCGACGGTGGCGGTCACGTTCCTAACGGCAATCGCCAGCCTCGGTCTCTACACCTACTTGGCATCCCTTCTGGAGCGGGCCGGGCTGGGTGGCGCAGCGGCCTCTCATTTCTGGGCCTGGGGCATCGGCGGGATGGTGGGTAGTTTTTCGGTCGGGCCGCTGATCGACCGGACCCGCGATCCCCGGCGGATCATGGCGGTCATCCTGGCCGCCCTGACGCTGGCGCTCGCATGGCTTCCCGGCCTGCTGGGCGTCTCGCTTCTCGGCTACCTGCCGGTGCTGCTCTGGGGCGCGATGGGCTGGGCCTCGCAGGCGCCGCAGCAGCATGCCCTGCTCCACCTCCGGCCGGAGCATGGCAGCGTCTCGGTCGCGCTGAACAGCTCCGCGAACTATCTCGGCGGCGCGGCGGGCGCGGCGCTCGGGGGCGTGGTGGTCACGCTGGCGGGAATCTCCGCCTTGCCGGTGGCGGCCGCCGCGGTCGCGGCTGGAGGGCTTGCGCTGCAGGTGGTCATCCTGGCTCACGCTCGGCGTGTTGCGGGGGGCTGA
- a CDS encoding HAD hydrolase-like protein, with product MLHRDHRAERQRFNDIAVLAARRLAAERRIVRHPGAIYDARIDVQKQAYRALDLSCPTGDVRFADMIDAMGRILSLDAQAAEVLHEAEIAVEIAQLAANTVLLAWLREQAQAGCRIIAVSDTYHRGETIAQLLAAHAPDHPVARIYASADHNATKRTGALFEVVLGHEGVAAADILHIGDDTTADVTMAQAAGLRTLQVLRPKHLVFRRRADAVRARALHGLRIRAGRVSQAGGPA from the coding sequence CTGCTCCACCGCGATCACCGTGCCGAGCGTCAGCGGTTCAACGATATCGCCGTGCTCGCCGCGCGGCGCCTGGCCGCCGAACGGCGGATCGTGCGGCATCCCGGGGCGATCTACGACGCCCGGATCGACGTCCAGAAGCAGGCCTATCGGGCGCTCGACCTCTCGTGTCCCACCGGGGATGTCCGGTTCGCCGACATGATCGACGCGATGGGACGGATCCTCAGCCTCGACGCGCAGGCCGCAGAGGTCCTGCACGAGGCCGAGATCGCGGTCGAGATCGCTCAGTTGGCGGCCAACACGGTCCTGCTGGCGTGGCTGCGCGAGCAGGCGCAGGCGGGATGCCGGATCATCGCCGTCAGCGACACCTATCATCGGGGCGAGACGATCGCGCAGTTGCTCGCCGCGCACGCCCCCGACCATCCGGTCGCCCGGATCTACGCCAGCGCCGACCACAACGCGACGAAGCGGACCGGCGCCCTGTTCGAGGTCGTGCTGGGCCATGAGGGCGTCGCAGCGGCCGACATCCTCCACATCGGCGACGACACGACGGCGGACGTCACGATGGCCCAGGCCGCGGGATTGCGCACCCTGCAGGTCCTGCGACCGAAGCACCTCGTCTTCCGGCGCCGGGCCGATGCCGTGCGCGCCCGCGCGCTCCACGGGCTCCGGATCCGCGCGGGGCGGGTGTCGCAGGCGGGCGGGCCGGCGTGA
- a CDS encoding protein-L-isoaspartate O-methyltransferase, producing the protein MIDYAQARRMMVDCQLRTFDVNDNAVLDAFDTVPRETFVPKGREPFAYIDQTLNLAGANGEARCLPAPMVLARLIQALKIRPGASALDVGSGTGYAAAVMAELGADVTALESAPGFAEAVRGKLGTSARVIEGPLEAGAPKQAPFDVILINGRVEVRPQALLDQLKDDGRLACVFGPHRNAKATLFVRAGDAFGSRPLFDASLPLLDAFAAEVGFAF; encoded by the coding sequence ATGATCGATTACGCGCAGGCGCGGCGGATGATGGTCGACTGCCAGTTGCGGACCTTCGACGTGAACGACAACGCGGTGCTCGACGCGTTCGACACGGTGCCGCGCGAGACCTTCGTGCCGAAAGGCCGCGAGCCGTTCGCCTACATCGATCAGACCCTGAATCTCGCCGGGGCCAACGGCGAGGCCCGTTGCCTGCCGGCGCCGATGGTGCTGGCCCGACTGATCCAGGCCCTCAAGATCCGGCCCGGCGCCAGCGCCCTCGATGTCGGCAGCGGCACCGGTTACGCTGCGGCCGTGATGGCGGAACTCGGCGCGGACGTGACCGCTCTGGAATCGGCGCCCGGTTTCGCCGAGGCGGTCCGTGGCAAACTCGGAACCTCGGCCCGGGTGATCGAGGGTCCGCTGGAGGCCGGCGCCCCCAAGCAGGCCCCGTTCGACGTCATCCTGATCAACGGCCGCGTCGAGGTCAGGCCGCAGGCGCTGCTCGACCAACTCAAGGACGACGGCCGCCTGGCCTGCGTGTTCGGCCCTCATCGCAACGCCAAGGCGACCCTGTTCGTGCGCGCCGGCGACGCCTTCGGCTCCCGCCCGCTGTTCGACGCCTCGCTGCCGCTCCTCGACGCGTTCGCCGCCGAGGTCGGGTTCGCGTTCTGA
- a CDS encoding c-type cytochrome, whose product MRGPSRIGVVRGLALPLGALLAGAALAAPQSTVPQSAVPERLAPCVACHGSGTSETEGVPSLGGQQADYVVTQLFQFREKQREAPPMNDVAAGFSDDDLRAYADAVATLPPPAWSGPAADPALVARAQALVSKHQCNSCHGADLAGRDAIPRIRAQREEVLAQALAAYKSNARPGYDPAMNEVAQGLSEADIKDLAAYVARL is encoded by the coding sequence ATGCGCGGTCCGTCGAGGATCGGGGTTGTCCGGGGGCTCGCGCTGCCCCTCGGCGCCCTGCTGGCGGGTGCGGCTCTGGCCGCGCCCCAGTCGACCGTACCCCAGTCGGCCGTGCCGGAGCGGCTGGCCCCGTGCGTGGCCTGCCACGGGAGCGGCACCTCCGAGACCGAGGGTGTACCCTCGCTCGGCGGACAGCAGGCGGATTATGTCGTGACGCAGCTGTTCCAGTTCCGGGAGAAGCAGCGCGAGGCCCCGCCGATGAACGACGTCGCCGCCGGCTTCTCCGACGACGACCTGCGCGCCTATGCCGATGCGGTCGCGACCCTGCCGCCCCCCGCGTGGTCGGGGCCGGCTGCGGACCCGGCCCTGGTGGCACGCGCGCAGGCGCTGGTCTCCAAGCACCAGTGCAATTCCTGCCACGGCGCCGACTTGGCCGGCCGGGATGCGATTCCCCGAATTCGGGCGCAGCGGGAAGAGGTCCTCGCGCAGGCGCTCGCGGCCTACAAGTCGAACGCCCGGCCGGGCTACGACCCCGCGATGAACGAAGTCGCGCAGGGCCTGAGCGAGGCCGACATCAAGGATCTGGCGGCCTACGTGGCCCGGCTGTAG
- the clpB gene encoding ATP-dependent chaperone ClpB gives MNFELYTERARGFVQAAQNLAMREGHPQLQPGHLLKVLLDDPEGLCAGLIDRAGGQSRVALAQTEQWLAKQPKVSGNASAPQATRELMRLFDTAETAAKKAGDSFVTVERLLLALAVEKESEAGRALQAAGVTPASLNGAINALRKGRTADNASAENAYDALKKYARDLTEAARDGKLDPVIGRDEEIRRTIQVLSRRTKNNPVLIGEPGVGKTAIVEGLALRIINGDVPESLKDKSLLALDMGSLIAGAKYRGEFEERLKGVLSEVTAAEGGIILFIDEMHTLVGAGKADGAMDASNLLKPALARGELHCVGATTLDEYRKHVEKDAALARRFQPVFVSEPTVEDTVSILRGLKEKYEQHHGVRIQDSALVAAATLSNRYITDRFLPDKAIDLIDEAGSRLRMQVDSKPEELDSVDREIVRLKIEAEALKKETDSASRDRLVRLERELADLEERSASITARWKAEKDKLGTAAGLKKKLDEARNELAAAQRQGQYQRAGELAYGVIPGLEKQLAEIEEKAEGGRDGMMEEAVTPAHVAGVVSRWTGVPVDKMLEGEREKLLAMEDALAKRVVGQREAVEAVSTAVRRARAGLQDPNRPIGSFMFLGPTGVGKTELTKALAGFLFDDDTALVRIDMSEYMEKHAVARLIGAPPGYVGYEEGGALTEAVRRRPYQVVLFDEVEKAHPDVFNVLLQVLDDGRLTDGQGRTVDFRNTLLIMTSNLGSEYLVNQPAGEDTDAVRDEVMNVVRGHFRPEFLNRVDEIILFHRLARSEMGAIVEIQLGRLAKLLEDRKIVLDLDEEAKIWLADKGYDPAYGARPLKRVIQKNVQDPLAELVLSGKIHDGETVSVRSGPMGLMIGDVTVGAERRPANVALN, from the coding sequence ATGAATTTCGAACTCTACACCGAGCGCGCCCGCGGCTTCGTCCAGGCGGCGCAGAACCTCGCGATGCGCGAGGGCCATCCGCAGCTTCAGCCGGGGCACCTGCTCAAGGTGCTGCTCGACGATCCCGAGGGCCTGTGCGCCGGTCTGATCGACCGCGCGGGCGGGCAGTCGCGGGTCGCGCTGGCGCAGACCGAGCAGTGGCTCGCCAAGCAGCCGAAGGTTTCCGGCAATGCGTCGGCCCCGCAGGCGACGCGCGAGCTGATGCGCCTGTTCGACACCGCAGAGACCGCCGCCAAGAAGGCCGGCGATTCCTTCGTCACGGTCGAGCGCCTGCTTCTCGCCCTGGCGGTGGAGAAGGAGTCCGAGGCCGGTCGCGCGCTGCAGGCGGCGGGCGTCACGCCCGCGTCGCTGAACGGGGCGATCAATGCGCTCCGCAAGGGCCGCACCGCCGACAACGCTTCGGCCGAGAACGCCTACGACGCGCTGAAGAAATATGCCCGCGACCTTACCGAGGCCGCCCGGGACGGCAAGCTCGACCCGGTGATCGGCCGCGACGAGGAGATCCGGCGGACCATCCAGGTCCTGTCGCGGCGCACCAAGAACAACCCCGTCCTGATCGGCGAGCCCGGCGTCGGCAAGACCGCGATCGTGGAGGGCCTGGCCCTGCGCATCATCAACGGCGACGTGCCGGAATCGCTCAAGGACAAGAGCCTGCTGGCCCTCGACATGGGCTCCCTGATCGCCGGCGCGAAGTATCGCGGCGAGTTCGAGGAGCGGCTGAAGGGCGTGCTCTCCGAAGTCACGGCGGCCGAGGGCGGCATCATCCTGTTCATCGACGAGATGCACACGCTGGTCGGCGCCGGGAAGGCGGACGGGGCGATGGACGCCTCGAACCTGCTAAAGCCCGCGCTCGCCCGCGGCGAGCTGCACTGCGTCGGCGCGACCACGCTGGACGAGTATCGCAAGCACGTGGAGAAAGACGCGGCCCTGGCCCGGCGCTTCCAGCCGGTCTTCGTGTCGGAGCCCACCGTGGAGGACACGGTGTCGATCCTGCGCGGGCTGAAGGAGAAGTACGAGCAGCACCACGGCGTGCGCATCCAGGATTCGGCCCTGGTGGCGGCCGCGACGCTCTCGAACCGCTACATCACCGACCGGTTCCTGCCCGACAAGGCGATCGACCTGATCGACGAGGCTGGCTCGCGCCTGCGCATGCAGGTCGATTCGAAGCCCGAGGAACTCGATTCGGTCGACCGCGAGATCGTACGGCTGAAGATCGAGGCCGAGGCGCTCAAGAAGGAGACCGATTCCGCCTCCCGCGACCGGCTGGTCCGGCTGGAGCGGGAGCTGGCCGACCTGGAGGAGCGCTCGGCGTCGATCACGGCCCGGTGGAAGGCCGAGAAGGACAAGCTCGGCACGGCCGCCGGCCTGAAGAAGAAACTCGACGAGGCCCGCAACGAGCTGGCCGCGGCCCAGCGCCAGGGCCAGTACCAGCGCGCCGGCGAACTCGCCTACGGCGTGATTCCCGGCCTGGAGAAGCAGCTCGCCGAGATCGAGGAGAAGGCCGAGGGCGGTCGCGACGGCATGATGGAGGAGGCGGTGACGCCCGCTCACGTCGCCGGGGTTGTGTCGCGCTGGACCGGCGTACCGGTGGACAAGATGCTGGAGGGCGAGCGCGAGAAGCTGCTCGCCATGGAGGACGCGCTCGCCAAGCGCGTCGTCGGCCAGCGCGAGGCGGTGGAGGCGGTCTCGACCGCGGTCCGGCGCGCGCGGGCGGGGCTTCAGGACCCGAACCGGCCGATCGGCTCGTTCATGTTCCTCGGCCCCACGGGCGTCGGCAAGACCGAGTTGACCAAGGCGCTCGCCGGCTTCCTGTTCGACGACGACACGGCGCTCGTGCGCATCGACATGTCCGAGTACATGGAGAAGCACGCGGTGGCCCGCCTGATCGGCGCGCCTCCGGGCTATGTCGGCTACGAGGAGGGCGGGGCGCTCACCGAGGCGGTCCGGCGGCGGCCCTATCAGGTCGTGCTGTTCGACGAAGTCGAGAAGGCGCATCCGGACGTGTTCAACGTCCTGCTGCAGGTTCTCGACGACGGCCGGCTCACGGACGGGCAGGGGCGGACGGTCGACTTCCGCAACACGCTTCTGATCATGACCTCGAATCTCGGGTCCGAGTACCTGGTGAACCAGCCCGCGGGCGAGGACACCGATGCGGTCCGCGACGAGGTGATGAACGTGGTGCGGGGCCACTTCCGGCCGGAATTCCTGAACCGGGTCGACGAGATCATCCTGTTCCACCGCTTGGCGCGGTCGGAGATGGGGGCGATCGTGGAGATCCAGCTCGGGCGCCTGGCGAAGCTCTTGGAGGATCGCAAGATCGTCCTCGACCTCGACGAGGAGGCCAAGATCTGGCTCGCCGACAAGGGCTACGACCCCGCCTACGGCGCGCGCCCGCTCAAGCGGGTGATCCAGAAGAACGTCCAGGATCCGCTGGCCGAGCTGGTGCTCTCGGGCAAGATCCACGACGGCGAGACGGTGTCGGTCCGCTCGGGTCCGATGGGCCTGATGATTGGCGACGTCACGGTCGGCGCCGAGCGCCGGCCCGCGAACGTGGCCCTGAACTGA